The DNA window GCGGCGGCGGCTGGGAGTTTACCGTTATGGACGAAGGCCCCGGCATTCCGCCGGACATTGCGCCAAAGGTTTTCGACGAGGGGTTCACGACGAAGGGGGGGGTGCTTCACACCGGGATGGGCCTCCCCGTTGCCGGAAGCCTCGCGTCGGGCATGGGGGGATCGCTGTCCCTCACCAACCTTCCGGAGCGCGGATGCAAGGCCGTTCTCAGGATCCCGGGAAACTGACCCATTAACCTTCGCTGCCCTGGATATTATTCGAGGCGCACGGAATCGACGTACATGGAGCGCGGCGCCGGCAGTTTCATGGCGAAGAGCCCCACTGCCCGAATGTTTTCGAGATCCATCGCTCTATCCTTCGGCGCATTCGCGACGTCGTCCAGGTCGATCCGTATTTCGTTCCATCCAGGCGGAAGACGGTAAAACCTGTTGAATCGGTCCTGGGTTTGTCGTTCCCCTTCCTCGTGGCGCTTGTCGTGGATCCGGCAGCGGATATCCAGCGGATCGGGAGACGGGTTCAATACATCGATGACCAGGGCACGGTATCCGGTCCATTTCCTGGGGAAATAGACCAGAGATACGCCCGAGTACAGCGAAGTGTCCATATCCACCCGCAGGGACGACTTGCCGCGGCGGGCGATTGTCGTGTCGACGGAGTAGCGCGCACCCCCCTCCCACCTGCTTTTCTCGAAGGGTGTTTCGAAATCGGACAGCACGGGGAACCGGGAGCGGGAGGCGGCTTCGTCGAACAGGGCTGTCGCGAGCGGCAGGCATGCAACCACGAGGAAGAATACCGCCAACGCCCCCGTGGCCCGCCGGGCATGCCGGGAAAACGATTTCGCCGAGGGGGCGAAGAAGGAAAGCGTGAGCCATCCTCCCGCCACGTCCCGAAGAACATCGCCGAGCGAAGCATCTCTTCCGATCCACGACTGGATCCACTCCGACCCCGCTCCCGCGACCATGCAGAAGGCGATGCCGAGCGCCCTCTGCCGCAGAGGGGAATATTCTTCCACGCGGCTCCAGGTGACCAGCAGGTAGGTCCAAAGGGAGAA is part of the Deltaproteobacteria bacterium genome and encodes:
- the vanZ gene encoding VanZ family protein encodes the protein MSDGQRLWPGKFNHRWILWPPAVVLAVLLFAGGPGYHSLRSVQALWNLGHIVAFSLWTYLLVTWSRVEEYSPLRQRALGIAFCMVAGAGSEWIQSWIGRDASLGDVLRDVAGGWLTLSFFAPSAKSFSRHARRATGALAVFFLVVACLPLATALFDEAASRSRFPVLSDFETPFEKSRWEGGARYSVDTTIARRGKSSLRVDMDTSLYSGVSLVYFPRKWTGYRALVIDVLNPSPDPLDIRCRIHDKRHEEGERQTQDRFNRFYRLPPGWNEIRIDLDDVANAPKDRAMDLENIRAVGLFAMKLPAPRSMYVDSVRLE